The Hymenobacter sp. DG01 genome has a segment encoding these proteins:
- a CDS encoding ATP-binding protein: MNLKTKITLAFLTMLLLLLGVSAFTLYSLNRLDRSARNVLQDNFYSVELGQQMLRALDRLQAQEAPLDTQAKQRFEQLLAREAGNVTEPGEQEVVDSLFSELANTERYLASHTTAPQIWNAHMSQLRQLTYRMVNLNTQALTRKNEAANRLATEQSGYVLALLTFAVLTSLLFVLSVPEAAVSGLRKLSASIENATHQDYSNSIPVESHDEFGGVARAFNRLLVQLQDYRTSTLAQLLAERNRMVSLVNNLDEGLLLVDENRRLILANPVAQQLLALPPEQLVNRPAEEIGQQNDLFRELLRHLDTPAAQRPTEAAPVLTLAQHDEEAYYRVSVNDVVSFNEALDKMEFVGSILTLRNVSEYKKLDQAKSNFLATVSHELKTPLSSINFSLKLLQNGKVGPVNEEQQNILATIKQENQRLLRLVGELIDVSRLEPGNIQLNFQAARVAEVVQFAAATIQLQLQPKQLTLDIQIADTLPPVRADIEKTTWVLLNLLANAIRYSPEQAQIHIRAALTTEAQPQVRISVQDYGPGIAPQYQEKIFQRFVQIPNQSGYKGGSGLGLSIAREFIGSQGGQLWVESELGSGSTFSFTLPLAG; the protein is encoded by the coding sequence ATGAACCTCAAAACCAAAATCACGCTGGCGTTCCTGACCATGCTGCTCCTGCTGCTGGGCGTCAGCGCGTTTACGTTGTACTCGCTTAACCGCCTGGACCGCAGTGCCCGCAATGTGTTGCAGGACAACTTCTACTCCGTAGAATTAGGCCAGCAAATGTTGCGGGCTCTCGACCGGCTCCAGGCGCAGGAGGCTCCGCTGGACACGCAAGCCAAGCAACGATTTGAGCAACTGCTGGCCCGCGAGGCCGGTAACGTGACCGAGCCCGGCGAGCAGGAGGTGGTCGATTCTTTGTTCAGTGAGTTGGCTAACACAGAGCGATATCTGGCCTCCCATACCACAGCGCCACAGATATGGAACGCGCATATGAGTCAGCTGAGGCAGCTGACGTACCGCATGGTGAACCTGAATACCCAAGCCCTCACGCGCAAAAATGAAGCGGCCAACCGCTTGGCTACCGAGCAGAGCGGCTACGTACTGGCCCTGCTCACGTTTGCCGTCCTAACCTCGCTGTTGTTTGTGCTGAGTGTGCCCGAAGCCGCCGTGAGTGGGTTGCGCAAGCTGTCGGCCAGCATCGAAAATGCTACCCACCAAGATTACTCCAACTCAATTCCGGTGGAAAGCCACGACGAGTTTGGCGGCGTGGCGCGGGCCTTCAACCGCCTGCTGGTGCAGCTGCAGGACTACCGCACCTCCACACTGGCCCAGCTGCTGGCCGAGCGCAACCGCATGGTGAGCCTGGTGAACAACCTGGATGAGGGCCTGCTGCTAGTAGATGAAAACCGCCGCCTGATTCTGGCGAATCCCGTGGCCCAGCAGCTCTTGGCCCTACCCCCCGAGCAGCTCGTAAATCGCCCCGCCGAGGAAATAGGCCAGCAAAACGACCTGTTCCGGGAGCTGCTGCGCCACTTGGATACGCCCGCCGCTCAGCGCCCCACCGAAGCGGCCCCCGTGCTCACCCTGGCCCAGCACGACGAGGAAGCCTACTACCGCGTCAGCGTGAATGATGTGGTGAGCTTTAATGAAGCTTTAGATAAAATGGAGTTTGTAGGCTCCATCCTGACATTGCGCAACGTTTCGGAGTACAAGAAGCTGGACCAAGCCAAGTCGAACTTCCTGGCTACCGTGTCGCATGAGCTGAAAACGCCTTTGTCGAGTATCAATTTCAGTTTGAAGCTGCTGCAAAACGGCAAAGTTGGGCCTGTGAACGAGGAGCAGCAGAATATTTTGGCCACCATCAAGCAGGAAAACCAGCGTCTGCTGCGGCTGGTGGGGGAACTGATTGACGTGTCGAGGCTAGAGCCGGGCAACATTCAACTTAACTTCCAAGCGGCCCGCGTGGCCGAGGTGGTGCAGTTTGCCGCCGCTACCATTCAGCTCCAGCTCCAGCCCAAGCAGCTCACCCTCGATATCCAGATTGCCGACACCCTACCCCCCGTACGCGCCGACATCGAGAAAACGACCTGGGTACTGCTCAACCTGCTGGCCAACGCCATCCGCTACTCTCCGGAGCAGGCGCAGATTCATATCCGGGCGGCTCTTACCACCGAGGCGCAGCCCCAGGTTCGCATCAGTGTGCAGGACTACGGACCCGGCATTGCCCCGCAGTATCAGGAAAAAATCTTCCAGCGCTTCGTGCAGATTCCCAACCAGAGCGGCTACAAAGGCGGTTCCGGCCTGGGTCTGAGCATCGCCCGCGAGTTTATTGGCAGCCAGGGCGGGCAGCTGTGGGTAGAAAGCGAGCTGGGCAGCGGCAGCACCTTCAGCTTCACGCTGCCGCTGGCGGGTTAA